The following proteins are encoded in a genomic region of Hoeflea phototrophica DFL-43:
- a CDS encoding glycosyltransferase family 25 protein, with amino-acid sequence MNGDIEAFIIHLARATARRPQVDHLLKACPVPARVLDAVDGRAMSEAEIDAVYSRKSMHAPHYPFEMTAGEVGCFLSHRKAWQAIVACGRDAGLVIEDDVEIDADVFATALEFAREHVSAHGIVQFQVRRIAEPGPLIASTDAVVLARPMIIPLRASCTLYSRSAAERLLAQTGRFDRPIDGHVQLHWVTGLRPLIAVPSGVRDKAADIGGTTIQARNVPWRQRLRRELLRPIYRARVSALSRRHDQPPE; translated from the coding sequence ATGAACGGTGACATTGAGGCATTTATCATTCACCTGGCCCGTGCCACGGCACGGCGGCCGCAGGTCGATCACTTGCTTAAGGCCTGCCCGGTGCCGGCACGGGTACTCGACGCAGTTGACGGGCGGGCGATGTCCGAGGCCGAAATCGATGCTGTCTATTCACGCAAGAGCATGCATGCCCCGCATTATCCCTTCGAGATGACGGCCGGCGAGGTCGGTTGCTTCCTGAGCCACCGCAAGGCCTGGCAGGCAATTGTCGCTTGCGGACGTGACGCAGGGCTGGTGATCGAGGACGATGTTGAAATCGATGCGGATGTGTTTGCCACAGCACTGGAGTTCGCCCGGGAACACGTCTCCGCCCATGGCATCGTACAGTTTCAGGTGCGCAGGATTGCTGAGCCAGGCCCGCTTATTGCCTCCACTGACGCAGTGGTTCTCGCCCGCCCGATGATCATTCCTCTAAGAGCCTCCTGCACACTCTATTCGCGCTCTGCGGCTGAACGGCTGTTGGCGCAGACCGGACGGTTCGACCGGCCGATTGATGGCCATGTGCAACTGCACTGGGTGACCGGGCTGAGGCCGTTGATTGCGGTCCCGTCGGGCGTCCGCGACAAGGCGGCAGATATCGGCGGCACCACGATCCAGGCCCGCAATGTGCCGTGGCGCCAGCGGCTGCGGCGAGAGCTGTTGCGGCCGATTTACCGTGCCCGTGTTTCAGCGCTTTCGAGACGTCACGACCAGCCTCCGGAATGA
- a CDS encoding FkbM family methyltransferase produces the protein MSAIDNVIAAFIPSGLALSLARRLMKSAGLGHGGIVAKSGEMKAVAAALSQAGVNTSAPLLFDVGANIGEWTLAAKQMWPDAEVHVFEPSAKHLERLGPAIAGLKSLSINPVALGAEAGEATLYKNAGITGLASMTKRDLTYIGLTMDLSETIRVETLDHYCVEKGVSSIDLLKIDVEGHELDVLRGGLSLLDQRKIAVVQFEFGGCNIDTRTFFKDFFDFFDHRGYALHIIGPGGRLNPVTRYREFNEQFSTTNYVAIRRKG, from the coding sequence ATGTCCGCCATTGATAACGTCATTGCTGCCTTTATACCCTCCGGCCTCGCGCTTTCGCTGGCCCGGCGGCTGATGAAGTCTGCCGGTCTGGGCCATGGTGGGATTGTCGCCAAGTCTGGTGAAATGAAGGCCGTGGCCGCGGCCCTTTCCCAGGCGGGTGTAAACACCAGTGCCCCTTTGCTTTTCGATGTCGGCGCCAATATCGGCGAATGGACGCTGGCCGCTAAGCAGATGTGGCCTGATGCCGAAGTCCATGTGTTCGAGCCCTCAGCCAAACATCTGGAAAGGCTTGGACCGGCAATTGCCGGTCTCAAAAGCCTCAGCATCAACCCGGTTGCGCTTGGTGCAGAAGCAGGTGAGGCGACGCTCTACAAGAATGCCGGCATTACCGGTCTTGCTTCAATGACCAAGCGGGACCTCACCTATATCGGACTCACTATGGACCTGAGCGAAACAATACGGGTCGAAACGCTCGATCATTATTGCGTTGAGAAGGGTGTTTCCTCGATCGATCTGCTCAAAATTGATGTCGAGGGCCATGAGCTCGATGTGCTCAGGGGCGGATTGTCGTTGCTTGATCAGCGAAAGATTGCTGTCGTCCAGTTCGAATTCGGCGGCTGCAACATCGATACACGGACCTTCTTCAAGGATTTTTTCGATTTCTTTGATCATCGCGGCTATGCGCTCCACATTATCGGACCTGGAGGCAGGCTCAATCCGGTCACGCGTTATCGCGAGTTCAACGAGCAGTTCTCGACGACGAATTATGTTGCTATCCGGCGGAAGGGGTAG
- a CDS encoding alpha-1,2-fucosyltransferase → MTVRRVISRMHGGLGNQLFQYAVGRAVALRTGSELLLDTREFTSSNPFQYDLGHFSIQAKVANSSELPPGKNRPLAYAWWRKFGRSPRFVREQDLGYNARIETIEADCYLHGYFQSQKYFEDIASILWKDLSFRQAISGENASMAERIQSAPSVSMHIRRGDYLTSAKARSTHGAPDLGYYGRALGEIRARSGSDPVVYLFSDDPDWVRNNMRMDANLVTVAINDGKTAFEDLRLMSLCDHNIIVNSTFSWWGAWLNPSLDKIVVAPKRWFADPKLSNPDITPPGWLRLGD, encoded by the coding sequence ATGACAGTCCGGCGTGTGATCTCCCGTATGCATGGCGGGCTTGGCAATCAGCTTTTCCAGTATGCGGTCGGCCGTGCAGTTGCCTTGCGCACCGGCTCGGAACTGCTGCTCGACACCCGTGAGTTCACCAGTTCCAATCCGTTTCAGTACGATCTTGGGCATTTTTCGATCCAGGCGAAGGTCGCCAACAGCAGCGAGCTGCCGCCCGGCAAGAACCGGCCGCTGGCTTACGCCTGGTGGCGCAAGTTTGGTCGGTCACCGCGCTTTGTGCGTGAGCAGGACCTTGGCTACAACGCTCGGATCGAGACGATTGAGGCCGACTGCTATCTGCACGGCTATTTCCAATCCCAGAAATATTTTGAGGACATCGCGTCAATCCTTTGGAAGGATTTGTCATTCAGGCAGGCTATCAGCGGCGAAAACGCCTCCATGGCCGAGCGCATCCAGAGCGCTCCCTCGGTCTCGATGCATATCCGGCGCGGAGATTATCTGACATCTGCCAAGGCTCGCTCCACCCATGGTGCGCCGGATCTCGGTTACTACGGGCGGGCCCTCGGTGAAATCCGCGCGCGTTCCGGTAGCGATCCCGTTGTCTATCTGTTTTCCGACGATCCAGACTGGGTCCGCAACAACATGAGGATGGATGCAAACCTCGTCACCGTGGCCATCAATGATGGCAAGACGGCCTTTGAGGACCTGCGTCTGATGAGCCTTTGCGACCACAACATAATCGTCAATTCTACCTTCTCCTGGTGGGGTGCCTGGCTTAATCCTTCGCTGGACAAGATTGTGGTGGCACCTAAAAGATGGTTTGCCGACCCCAAACTGTCCAATCCCGATATCACACCACCGGGCTGGTTGCGGCTGGGCGATTGA
- a CDS encoding FkbM family methyltransferase has product MQLDYAFKAFLSRLRGEKRHGPYSSKHFRLVLDLTKVRNKALAEPDPQIKAFLLYAISFGALSHSQIFQDAFVHWALGGKRDGYFCDFGATNGVALSNSYALENNFGWTGICAEPATSWHEDLRKNRPGIITETRCVWARSGERLTFSESVSRELSTLTQFESADNHARHRRGAKTYEVETISLNDMLEQHNAPEKFDYLSIDTEGSELDILRAFDIKRWRPAVITVEHNYTANRQPICDLLVAAGYRRVLPEVSLYDDWYVEERVQLPG; this is encoded by the coding sequence ATGCAACTTGACTATGCCTTCAAGGCGTTTCTCAGCCGCTTACGGGGAGAGAAACGCCACGGCCCCTATTCTTCGAAGCATTTCAGACTTGTGCTTGATCTGACCAAAGTCAGAAACAAGGCGCTTGCTGAACCGGATCCGCAAATCAAGGCGTTTCTTTTATACGCCATTTCCTTTGGTGCTCTTTCACACTCGCAAATTTTTCAGGACGCGTTCGTGCATTGGGCACTCGGCGGGAAACGGGATGGATATTTCTGTGATTTTGGGGCAACCAATGGTGTTGCACTTTCCAACAGCTATGCCCTTGAAAACAATTTCGGCTGGACCGGAATTTGCGCTGAACCGGCCACAAGCTGGCATGAAGACTTGCGCAAGAACCGGCCAGGCATAATAACTGAAACACGATGTGTCTGGGCTCGTAGCGGTGAGCGTCTAACATTTTCGGAGAGTGTCTCACGTGAATTGTCCACGCTGACCCAGTTCGAAAGTGCAGACAATCACGCACGGCATCGTCGGGGGGCCAAGACCTACGAAGTCGAAACAATCTCGCTCAACGACATGTTGGAGCAGCACAACGCCCCGGAAAAGTTTGACTATCTGTCAATCGATACCGAAGGTAGCGAGCTCGACATACTCAGGGCCTTTGACATAAAGCGCTGGCGCCCGGCAGTCATTACCGTTGAGCACAATTATACCGCCAACCGGCAGCCCATCTGCGACCTTCTGGTCGCCGCTGGTTACCGCCGCGTTCTGCCGGAAGTGTCGTTGTATGATGATTGGTATGTGGAAGAGCGTGTTCAGCTGCCAGGCTGA
- a CDS encoding FkbM family methyltransferase — protein MNILRYLLMRGRTLRNKTVVHVGAHYGEEAEHYQNWGAATVVWFEAAPDIFAALQTHLASMEQKPRSLFCRLTGQKRTRHIAVRALVGGVDGGTAEFHLFDNDGSSNSIFKMKRGENERFPQVRETGEVLELPMRTLDAALDDVGIPPETIDVLVLDVQGAELMCLQGAKRTLAAIDYLESEVSVEPVYEGGVLLSELEPWLEEHGFKRATAVRKNHMNAIYRKMG, from the coding sequence ATGAACATTCTGCGGTATCTTTTGATGCGCGGCCGTACATTGCGCAACAAGACAGTTGTCCATGTCGGCGCCCACTATGGCGAAGAAGCCGAACACTATCAGAACTGGGGCGCAGCTACCGTGGTTTGGTTTGAGGCGGCGCCCGATATCTTTGCTGCCCTGCAAACCCACCTCGCGAGCATGGAGCAAAAACCTCGAAGCCTGTTCTGCCGGCTGACAGGTCAAAAACGCACACGGCACATCGCGGTCAGGGCGCTTGTCGGCGGGGTAGACGGCGGCACGGCCGAATTCCACCTGTTTGACAATGACGGCTCTTCCAATTCAATTTTCAAGATGAAGCGAGGCGAAAACGAGCGCTTTCCGCAAGTCCGCGAAACCGGTGAGGTACTGGAACTGCCGATGCGGACGCTAGATGCAGCTCTTGATGATGTGGGCATTCCTCCCGAAACAATTGATGTTCTGGTGCTTGATGTACAGGGCGCAGAACTCATGTGTCTTCAAGGCGCCAAGCGCACGCTTGCCGCGATCGACTACCTCGAAAGCGAAGTCTCTGTAGAGCCCGTTTATGAGGGCGGCGTTCTGTTGTCCGAACTTGAGCCGTGGCTTGAGGAGCATGGTTTCAAGCGAGCGACGGCGGTGCGAAAGAACCACATGAACGCGATCTACAGGAAGATGGGATAA
- the fcl gene encoding GDP-L-fucose synthase, translating to MGDRRYSLSGKRIYVAGHNGMVGSAIARRLARENCAVLTATRSELDLVNQSAVEAWFADNKPDAVFLAAAKVGGILANDTLPANFLYENLMIEANIIQAAHHNKVEKLLFLGSSCIYPKFANQPIAEDQLLTGPLEPTNEWYAVAKIAGIKLCQAYRKQHGADFISAMPTNLYGTGDNYDLATSHVLPALIRKVYEAKAAAAPSITLWGSGTPLREFMHADDCADALVFLMQHYSGHDHVNVGSGQEVTIRDLALMIARASGYVGSIDLDPSKPDGTPRKLMDSTRLGAMGWQPAIALEVGIARTVAEFRNIAA from the coding sequence ATGGGTGACAGGCGCTATTCACTGTCAGGCAAGCGGATCTATGTCGCCGGTCATAACGGCATGGTGGGATCCGCCATCGCCCGTCGGCTTGCACGCGAAAACTGCGCAGTTCTCACGGCAACGCGTTCCGAACTCGATCTTGTCAATCAGAGTGCGGTCGAAGCCTGGTTTGCAGACAACAAACCCGATGCAGTGTTTCTTGCCGCAGCCAAGGTCGGTGGCATACTGGCCAATGACACACTGCCCGCCAATTTTCTCTATGAGAACCTGATGATCGAGGCCAATATTATTCAGGCCGCACACCACAACAAGGTCGAGAAACTGCTGTTTTTGGGCTCTTCCTGCATCTATCCCAAATTTGCCAACCAGCCGATTGCTGAAGATCAATTGCTGACTGGCCCGCTGGAGCCAACCAATGAGTGGTACGCCGTGGCCAAGATCGCCGGTATCAAGCTCTGCCAGGCCTATCGCAAGCAACATGGCGCGGATTTCATATCGGCCATGCCAACCAACCTCTATGGAACCGGTGACAATTACGACCTGGCCACCAGCCATGTGCTGCCAGCGCTGATCCGCAAGGTATACGAGGCAAAAGCCGCAGCCGCGCCGTCAATCACGCTGTGGGGCAGCGGCACGCCGCTTCGCGAATTCATGCATGCCGATGATTGCGCCGATGCTCTTGTTTTCCTCATGCAGCATTACTCCGGCCATGACCACGTCAATGTCGGCAGCGGCCAAGAAGTGACGATCCGCGATCTTGCGCTGATGATCGCACGGGCGTCTGGTTACGTAGGTTCAATAGATCTTGATCCTTCAAAGCCCGACGGTACGCCGCGCAAGCTCATGGATTCAACCCGCCTTGGGGCCATGGGCTGGCAACCGGCAATCGCACTTGAGGTCGGCATTGCCAGAACAGTGGCAGAATTTCGGAACATTGCAGCATGA
- the gmd gene encoding GDP-mannose 4,6-dehydratase has product MTQNSSPKVALITGVTGQDGAYLSEFLLSKGYQVHGIKRRTSLFNTARIDHLFDGEYGRSGQFVLHHGDMTDSSSLTHILQQTKPDEVYNLAAQSHVAVSFEEPEYTANSDALGTLRLLEAIRILGLADKSKFYQASTSELYGLVQETPQTERTPFYPRSPYGVAKLYAYWITVNYREAYGLYACNGILFNHESPLRGETFVTRKITRALARIKLGQQDVLKLGNLDALRDWGHARDYVEMQWLMLQQDEPEDFVIATGVQYSVRDFVLAAAQALGMTINFEGQGVDEVGRDPSGKVIVSVDPRYFRPTEVETLLGDASKAKQKLGWTPLTSFPDLVAEMAEADLKEAEKNG; this is encoded by the coding sequence ATGACCCAGAATTCTTCACCCAAGGTCGCCCTTATTACCGGTGTAACAGGACAGGATGGTGCTTATCTCTCCGAATTCCTGTTGTCCAAGGGGTACCAGGTGCATGGCATCAAGCGGCGGACATCACTGTTCAACACCGCTCGGATCGATCATCTTTTTGATGGCGAATACGGCCGCTCGGGCCAGTTTGTATTGCATCACGGCGACATGACGGATTCCTCCTCGCTCACCCATATCCTGCAGCAGACCAAGCCGGACGAGGTCTATAATCTGGCCGCGCAGAGCCATGTCGCTGTTTCGTTCGAGGAGCCGGAGTATACCGCAAACTCCGATGCGCTGGGCACGTTGCGGCTGCTCGAGGCCATCCGCATTTTGGGTCTTGCCGACAAGAGCAAATTCTACCAGGCTTCAACCTCTGAGCTCTACGGGCTTGTGCAGGAAACGCCACAGACTGAACGCACGCCGTTCTATCCGCGCTCTCCTTATGGCGTGGCCAAGCTTTATGCCTATTGGATCACGGTGAACTACCGTGAGGCCTACGGGCTCTATGCCTGCAACGGCATACTCTTCAACCATGAAAGCCCGCTGCGCGGAGAGACCTTCGTGACCCGCAAGATCACCCGGGCTTTGGCGCGCATCAAGCTGGGCCAGCAGGATGTTCTCAAACTGGGCAATCTAGACGCGCTGCGCGATTGGGGCCACGCGCGCGACTACGTCGAGATGCAATGGCTGATGTTGCAGCAGGACGAGCCGGAGGATTTCGTCATCGCCACCGGCGTTCAATATTCGGTGCGCGACTTTGTACTGGCCGCTGCCCAGGCCCTTGGCATGACCATCAATTTCGAAGGTCAAGGCGTTGACGAAGTTGGCCGCGATCCCTCAGGCAAGGTCATTGTGTCAGTCGATCCGCGCTATTTCCGCCCCACAGAGGTAGAGACCCTGTTGGGCGACGCCTCCAAGGCCAAGCAGAAGCTCGGCTGGACACCGCTGACGTCCTTCCCAGATCTGGTTGCCGAGATGGCGGAAGCCGATCTCAAGGAGGCTGAGAAGAATGGGTGA
- a CDS encoding glycosyltransferase family 10 domain-containing protein codes for MTETVCRESEAPVVAIIPYGTKLSPRLANMSLDDLSWPIGRPARLQHGTVANMGPNDHIICYVSSQLLYMPRPGVRAQVSVMVVEPEAVHGRNMAWLKVLWWRFFRVLSCNPRLLARLPNGERYLFGSTWVPEYRDLSIEKTSMISLIASGKTYYPGHKLRHQVVAWIREKGVDAEILGRGYAPFDQKSDGLAPYRYSVIIENVREPGYFTEKLIDCLLCETVPIYWGAQDIDQIFEPGGMLICDSLEDIKTAIGTTSEADYRARLEFVAKNKEKAASYANHEEAAARIVQTAARRKTSQS; via the coding sequence ATGACTGAAACGGTCTGCCGCGAAAGCGAGGCCCCGGTTGTCGCGATCATCCCCTATGGTACCAAGCTAAGCCCGCGCCTGGCAAACATGAGCCTTGATGATCTCTCGTGGCCGATCGGTCGACCTGCGCGGCTTCAGCACGGAACCGTCGCAAACATGGGGCCGAACGATCACATCATTTGCTATGTGAGCTCTCAGCTGCTCTACATGCCTCGGCCCGGCGTACGCGCTCAGGTCTCAGTCATGGTGGTCGAACCGGAGGCTGTACATGGTCGCAATATGGCATGGCTGAAGGTATTGTGGTGGAGGTTCTTTAGGGTTCTGAGCTGCAATCCCAGGCTGCTCGCACGGCTCCCGAATGGAGAACGCTACCTTTTTGGCTCCACATGGGTGCCGGAATACCGTGATCTTAGTATCGAAAAGACCTCAATGATCTCGCTGATTGCCTCGGGCAAGACCTATTATCCAGGCCACAAGCTGCGCCATCAGGTGGTCGCCTGGATCCGCGAGAAAGGGGTAGATGCGGAGATCCTGGGGCGCGGCTATGCACCGTTTGACCAAAAATCCGACGGCCTTGCGCCCTACCGCTATTCCGTGATCATCGAGAATGTGCGCGAGCCGGGCTATTTCACCGAAAAACTGATCGATTGCCTGCTATGCGAAACCGTTCCAATCTATTGGGGTGCGCAGGATATCGATCAGATTTTCGAGCCGGGCGGCATGCTGATCTGCGATTCACTTGAAGATATAAAGACAGCTATTGGAACTACGTCTGAAGCGGATTACCGCGCGCGCCTTGAATTTGTTGCCAAGAACAAGGAAAAGGCTGCCAGCTACGCCAATCATGAAGAAGCGGCGGCACGCATAGTGCAAACCGCCGCCCGAAGGAAAACGTCTCAATCATGA